The following coding sequences lie in one Bacteroides helcogenes P 36-108 genomic window:
- a CDS encoding glycosyltransferase family 87 protein, producing the protein MKQLRCFCYFLQKPFFSNYRTLFGLWLLLPVIAALLKITKHNNFLIFRYVFWHTIEQKPLYAVYDEYWDTNHYGPFFSLVIAPFALLPEWIGLLFWLVTLSLSLYYAIRKLPFADRKRIYLYWFCAHELLTALFMSQFNIAIAAIIIATFYCIEKEKDFWAACLIMLGTFVKLYGIVGLAFFFFSKHKTKLILSLLLWAGVMFVVPMFISSPDYIISQYVGWWESLSAKNAENLFSGGQNISLLGMIRKISQCASYSDIWIILCGLILFGLPYLRIGQYKYAPFRYALLASVLMFVVLFSTGSESSTYIIAFVGVAYWYWSVPWKRSGWDVALMIFAFVLTSMSPSDLFPAFIRKEIVQPYALKALPCVIIWLKLTYEMCVKDYKNIRFLKIKE; encoded by the coding sequence ATGAAACAGTTGCGGTGCTTCTGCTATTTCCTGCAGAAACCTTTTTTTAGTAATTATCGTACTCTTTTCGGATTATGGCTTCTGTTGCCGGTGATTGCGGCTTTGCTGAAAATCACGAAGCACAATAACTTCCTTATCTTCAGATACGTATTTTGGCATACGATAGAGCAGAAACCGCTTTATGCAGTCTATGATGAGTATTGGGATACAAATCATTATGGCCCGTTCTTCAGTTTGGTGATAGCGCCGTTCGCTTTGTTGCCGGAGTGGATCGGGCTGCTGTTCTGGCTGGTTACCCTTTCTCTTTCTTTGTATTATGCCATCCGCAAACTGCCTTTTGCAGATCGTAAGCGAATTTACCTTTATTGGTTTTGTGCGCACGAATTGCTGACAGCGCTATTCATGTCACAATTTAATATAGCTATTGCGGCTATCATCATAGCTACTTTCTATTGCATAGAAAAGGAAAAAGACTTCTGGGCGGCCTGTCTCATCATGTTGGGTACTTTTGTGAAGCTTTACGGCATTGTGGGGCTGGCATTCTTCTTTTTTTCCAAGCATAAGACAAAGCTCATTCTGTCATTGCTCTTATGGGCAGGAGTGATGTTTGTTGTTCCCATGTTTATCAGCAGTCCGGACTACATCATTTCACAATACGTAGGTTGGTGGGAGAGCCTTTCGGCTAAAAATGCGGAAAACTTGTTTTCCGGCGGACAGAATATTTCTTTGTTGGGTATGATCCGTAAGATTTCCCAGTGCGCTTCTTATTCGGACATTTGGATTATATTGTGCGGTCTGATTCTTTTTGGCCTGCCCTATCTGCGTATCGGGCAATATAAGTATGCTCCTTTCCGCTATGCACTGCTGGCTTCTGTGCTGATGTTTGTGGTTCTTTTCAGCACAGGTAGCGAGTCGAGCACTTATATCATAGCTTTTGTAGGAGTTGCATATTGGTACTGGTCAGTACCTTGGAAGCGTTCGGGATGGGATGTGGCGTTGATGATTTTCGCCTTTGTGCTGACAAGTATGTCTCCATCGGATCTTTTTCCGGCTTTCATCCGTAAAGAGATTGTACAGCCTTATGCGTTGAAGGCGTTGCCTTGTGTCATAATTTGGCTGAAGCTGACGTATGAGATGTGTGTCAAGGATTATAAGAATATCAGATTTTTAAAGATAAAAGAGTAA